In Carassius carassius chromosome 5, fCarCar2.1, whole genome shotgun sequence, one genomic interval encodes:
- the ier5l gene encoding immediate early response gene 5-like protein — MINTMECAVDAQSLISISLRKIHNSRTQRGGIKLHKNLLVSYVLRNARQVYMNEKYAEIYRMQQYEEVMTVCNEIQELNPLELVEDCEEQTGDCCGSASESASLCGALLPVSHQAPSAQHIQPSGACSVPLSLQSEEVCKAPEPSFYRSCCAEAYPVSNCDFSPVNSMHCNKTTVLDLDTHVVTTVENGYLHQDCCASLQQCCQGAQSPAKKRKLDFGYYVSEIEEVPDFTPCKRAKFEDSSYASTEPLDTSNISNLISIFGSGFSGLVSRQADLEQALNGQFCSKQALASLGAWTRAIVAF, encoded by the coding sequence ATGATCAACACCATGGAGTGTGCAGTGGATGCACAAAGTCTCATTTCGATATCATTAAGGAAAATCCACAACTCCCGTACGCAGAGAGGAGGAATCAAGCTGCACAAAAACCTGCTGGTCTCCTATGTACTGAGGAACGCCAGGCAAGTCTACATGAACGAGAAGTACGCCGAAATCTACAGAATGCAGCAGTACGAGGAGGTGATGACCGTCTGCAACGAGATCCAGGAGCTGAACCCTCTCGAACTGGTGGAGGACTGCGAGGAGCAGACTGGGGACTGCTGCGGCAGCGCGAGCGAGTCGGCGAGCCTCTGCGGTGCACTCCTGCCCGTCAGTCACCAGGCTCCTTCGGCGCAGCACATCCAGCCCAGCGGCGCCTGCTCGGTACCCCTATCTCTCCAAAGCGAGGAGGTCTGCAAAGCGCCGGAGCCCTCGTTTTACCGCAGCTGCTGCGCGGAAGCCTACCCCGTGTCCAACTGTGACTTTTCGCCGGTAAACAGCATGCACTGCAACAAAACTACAGTGCTCGATTTGGACACACATGTCGTAACCACAGTTGAAAACGGGTATTTGCATCAAGACTGCTGCGCTTCGCTCCAACAGTGCTGCCAGGGCGCGCAGAGCCCGGCTAAGAAACGCAAGCTTGACTTTGGGTACTACGTGTCCGAGATCGAAGAGGTACCGGATTTTACGCCGTGCAAAAGAGCGAAATTTGAGGACTCTTCATACGCGAGCACGGAGCCCTTGGACACGTCGAACATTTCCAACCTCATCTCGATCTTCGGCTCGGGGTTTTCGGGACTGGTGAGCAGACAGGCGGACTTGGAGCAAGCCTTAAACGGACAGTTTTGTAGCAAACAAGCCCTGGCAAGTTTAGGGGCTTGGACGAGAGCTATTGTAGCCTTTTGA